Part of the Musa acuminata AAA Group cultivar baxijiao chromosome BXJ2-7, Cavendish_Baxijiao_AAA, whole genome shotgun sequence genome is shown below.
ctgctgccgtaCTTATTTCACACTAATGTGTACAATAAAAGTCCATGTTCATTTGGTGGCATGTAATGTATGGGAGTCGAGTCATGAGGGAGTTTTTGCTGCTGGTCTTGTCATGTGACTTTTTTAAGAGGACACAGCAGGGAAATTATTGTCGCATGATGACCCTGCAAGATCTTATCAAGAATCTAATGTGAAGTTGTGCTTTGAGTCGCATAAGATTTTGTAAGGTGACAATCTCAATCTTGTTCTCTAACTTTTTTGCAGTCTACTTGCCCAGATCGACACAAACACAGCGAGTCAAACCAAACAAAGCTGCAACTGTGACTGCATCGACTTGGTCGGAGGTCACCCAACCCAGTTGCCATACCTGTTAGGCCCATTCACATTTTGGGCCTCACACAACCCCAACATTCTTAGCTAGCTTTGAGACAATCCAACATCAGTTCACCTAACTCGACCAATCTCGAAAAGTGATTCATTTGGAGCTTTACCCGTGGGATTCGACATTAAATTGATCTTTCAACCCGGAAGAAGATGTCTCTTCACCGGCGAAGGAATCCTGCAGATCTAAAGTTCTGTCTGTCCTCTGAAATGTTCAATCATTGCTTGCCTTTTTCACGTTCAAAAAGTTCCATAGCTCAAAGATTgtcttattttaatcaaattaaatCAAAATTCGATTTAGTTTGATTTGATTGTAAACTGTTTGGTTAGTACCGATTTCGATAAGCTTAATTTCTAGTGAATCTTACTGTGATCCCTTTCCGAGTCTCTTCAAGCTTTTACTGCTACTCGTAGTCATAGTTGCGTCAAAGCATAAGTCAGTCCCCCATCTCCTCCTCAGACCAGCAGCGAAATCTTGCATTATTGCACGATTCAATTGTCTGTTGCATTGAATTATTAAGCCACTCTCATGCCCAGACACTGTTTTGGATCTCATCTTCATGCCTCCTCCCTTGGCAAGCAAAAGGATGAATCATCGCCAGCCCCATATCTCTTTTATTCCACCACACACTCTTTAACGCAAACACACACGGTTCCCTCCTCCGTTGGCATTCGAAAGACAACACCACCCAAAAATGCActtgaaaaataataaattaaaagaaaaaggaaagcccCACAAAACTCACGTCCTCCACCCCATGTTTATATAAAGAGAGAGCGCGTGCGGTATGAGAAGGTAATGGCGTCGCTCCGCCGCCAACACCTTCTCCGCCTCTTATTCGTCCTTGTTCTCGGGGCGCTGGCGGCCGCGGCCGAGGACGCGGCGGAGGCCCGTGCCCTCCTTGATCTTAAAACGACTGTCTCTGACCCCTCCGCCTCCCTCTCCGCCTGGAACTCCTCCGCTGGCGTTGGCCACTGCTCCTGGCCGGGCGTCGGCTGTGACCCCATCCAGGGTTCCGTCGTCTCTCTCGACCTCACCGGGTTCAACCTCTCCGGTAGCCTCTTTCCTGCCGTCGGCCGCCTCCGCCACCTCCTCAACCTCTCTGCCGCTTCCAACTCCCTCTCCGGCCCCATCCCCGCTGAGATTTCCCGCCTCGCCAGCCTCCGCCACCTCAACCTCTCCAACAACCTCCTCAATGGCTCCTTCCCCTCCGCTCTCGCCCGTCTCAAAAACCTCCTCGTCCTCGACCTCTACAACAACAACCTCACCGGCCCACTACCCGTCGAGGTCGCCCGACTCCCCAACCTCCGCCACCTCCACCTCGGCGGCAACTTTTTTACCGGTGTCATCCCTCCGGAGTTCGGTCGCTGGGAGTTCCTCGAGTACCTTGCCGTCTCCGGCAACGAGCTCGGAGGCCCCATACCGCCGGAGCTCGGCAATCTTACCCGCCTCCGCCAGCTCTACGTCGGCTACTTCAATAGCTTCGAGGGCGGCATCCCGCCGGAGATTGGTAGCCTCCCGGCGCTCGTCCGGCTCGACATGGCCAATTGCGGCCTGACCGGCGAGATTCCGCCCGAGCTCTGGAAACTCCAGAACCTCGACACGCTCTTCCTCCAGGTGAACGGTCTCGCCGGTGACATCCCGCCGGAGCTTGGCCGCCTCCGCAGCCTCAAGTCCATGGATCTCTCTAACAACGCTCTCACAGGCGAGATTCCCGCCACCTTCGCCGACCTCGAGAACCTGACCCTGCTCAACCTGTTCCGAAACAAGCTCCGCGGATTAATCCCGGAGTTCATCGGCGAGCTGCCGGCGCTGGAGGTTCTACAGCTCTGGGAGAACAATTTCACAGGTGGGATCCCCAGGCAGCTTGGGCGGAGCGGCCGGCTGCAGCTCCTCGACTTGTCGTCGAACAAGCTCACCGGGACATTACCGACGGGCCTATGCTCCGAGAACACGCTGGAAACTGTCATCGCTCTCGGGAACTTCCTCTTTGGCCCAATACCGGAGACCCTCGGCCGGTGCAAATCGCTCAGCCGGATCCGTATGGGGGAGAACTACCTTAACGGATCGATACCTGATGGCCTTTTCAGCTTGCCCATGCTCTCGCAGATCGAGCTCCAGGACAATCTCCTCACTGGCGGTTTCCCGGACACTGGCGCCGCCGCCATCTCTCCGGACCTCGGTGAGATAAACCTCTCGAACAACCGGCTCTCGGGCTCGATTCCGCCGTCCATCGGTAACTACTCCGGCGTCCAGAAGCTCCTCTTGAACCAGAACCAGTTCTCTGACCGTATCCCACCGGAGATTGGGAGGCTGCAGGAGCTCTCCAAGGTGGATTTCAGCGGGAATCGGTTCTCCGGTCCGATAACACCGGAGATAAGCCGGTGTAAACTCCTAACTTTCGTCGACCTCAGCCGAAATGAGCTATCCGGAGAGATCCCACCAGAGATTGCCAGAATGAGGATCTTGAACTACCTGAACTTGTCAAGGAACCAGCTCGAAGGGGGCATTCCGCCATCCATTGCCACGATGCAGAGCCTCACGGCGGTCGATTTCTCATACAATAAGCTTTCCGGCCATGTCCCTGGCTCCGGCCAGTTCAGCTACTTCAACGCGAGCTCGTTCGTGGGCAATCCCGATCTCTGCGGCCCGTACGTCGGCCCTTGCAACTCCGTGACCAACGGTAACGGCTCCACTCACGCAAGGGGGCCGCTCTCCGCTCCCTTTAAGCTGCTATTGGTTACTGGTCTCCTCATCTGTTCCATTGCCTTTGCCGTCGCCGCCATCATCAAAGCTCGATCTTTGAAGAAGGCAAGCGAGGCCCGAGCGTGGAAGCTCACGGCTTTTCAGCGTCTCGACTTCACCTGTGACGATGTCCTGGAGTGCCTGAAGGAGGAGAATATCATCGGAAAAGGCGGGGCTGGCATCGTGTACAAGGGCGTCATGCCCAACGGCGAACTGGTCGCGGTGAAGCGGCTCACCGCGATGAGCCGGAGCTCGCCGCATGACCATGGATTCTCAGCCGAGATACAGACACTCGGAAGGATTCGGCACCGCCACATCGTCAGGCTGCTGGGTTTCTGTTCGAACCACGAGACCAATCTCTTggtctacgagtacatgcccaATGGGAGCCTCGGAGAGGTTCTCCACGGCAACAAGGGCGGCCATTTGCTGTGGAACACCCGGTACAAGATCGCGGTCGAGGCCGCCAAGGGGCTCTGCTACCTGCACCATGATTGTTCGCCGCTGATCCTGCACCGCGACGTTAAATCCAACAACATCCTGCTTGATTCAAGCTACGAGGCCCACGTCGCGGACTTTGGGCTCGCCAAGTTCTTGCAGGACTCCGGTAGCTCCGAGTGCATGTCGGCCATCGCCGGCTCCTACGGGTACATTGCTCCAGGTAATACCTTGAATTCTTATCTCTTACCGTGCTCTGTT
Proteins encoded:
- the LOC103993127 gene encoding leucine-rich repeat receptor-like serine/threonine-protein kinase BAM1, which codes for MASLRRQHLLRLLFVLVLGALAAAAEDAAEARALLDLKTTVSDPSASLSAWNSSAGVGHCSWPGVGCDPIQGSVVSLDLTGFNLSGSLFPAVGRLRHLLNLSAASNSLSGPIPAEISRLASLRHLNLSNNLLNGSFPSALARLKNLLVLDLYNNNLTGPLPVEVARLPNLRHLHLGGNFFTGVIPPEFGRWEFLEYLAVSGNELGGPIPPELGNLTRLRQLYVGYFNSFEGGIPPEIGSLPALVRLDMANCGLTGEIPPELWKLQNLDTLFLQVNGLAGDIPPELGRLRSLKSMDLSNNALTGEIPATFADLENLTLLNLFRNKLRGLIPEFIGELPALEVLQLWENNFTGGIPRQLGRSGRLQLLDLSSNKLTGTLPTGLCSENTLETVIALGNFLFGPIPETLGRCKSLSRIRMGENYLNGSIPDGLFSLPMLSQIELQDNLLTGGFPDTGAAAISPDLGEINLSNNRLSGSIPPSIGNYSGVQKLLLNQNQFSDRIPPEIGRLQELSKVDFSGNRFSGPITPEISRCKLLTFVDLSRNELSGEIPPEIARMRILNYLNLSRNQLEGGIPPSIATMQSLTAVDFSYNKLSGHVPGSGQFSYFNASSFVGNPDLCGPYVGPCNSVTNGNGSTHARGPLSAPFKLLLVTGLLICSIAFAVAAIIKARSLKKASEARAWKLTAFQRLDFTCDDVLECLKEENIIGKGGAGIVYKGVMPNGELVAVKRLTAMSRSSPHDHGFSAEIQTLGRIRHRHIVRLLGFCSNHETNLLVYEYMPNGSLGEVLHGNKGGHLLWNTRYKIAVEAAKGLCYLHHDCSPLILHRDVKSNNILLDSSYEAHVADFGLAKFLQDSGSSECMSAIAGSYGYIAPEYAYTLKVDEKSDVYSFGVVLLELVTGRKPVGEFGEGVDIVQWVRKMTECGSNRGGVPQIVDPRLPTVPMDEAVHVFHVAMLCVEEQSVERPTMREVVQILMDAPKAAPEQGDDCEAPTKEAKEHQQAAQTSPPPDLLSI